The Phaseolus vulgaris cultivar G19833 unplaced genomic scaffold, P. vulgaris v2.0 scaffold_1147, whole genome shotgun sequence genome has a segment encoding these proteins:
- the LOC137817770 gene encoding transcription factor MYB3R-2-like, whose amino-acid sequence MESGSGDNFKIIKAPKFVNPGQNANPRIDHYLNNSDMNGDRSTRIFYSKESRRFGSFCYESPRLDNPHPSDSFSFNISGLQNQYFSPRMKSSVGFVTPPHVKGIESCSESLESILRKAAKTFPTPSIIRKRRNGSELPPTPRKLANAVTSHVCNEEVRTNDVSSSEAVRLPVSPANHGHGSNILHNKAFNMTPLYRIRSKQTAIKSLKKQLDSAFHMEEKLASEMEKSTKSVVITEDCLHKPKLAET is encoded by the coding sequence ATGGAATCAGGGTCAggagataattttaaaataatcaaggCGCCAAAATTTGTGAATCCTGGCCAAAATGCTAACCCAAGAATTGATCATTACCTGAATAATAGTGATATGAACGGTGACAGATCAACcagaattttttattcaaaggAAAGTCGAAGGTTTGGTTCTTTTTGTTATGAATCACCACGGCTTGATAACCCACATCCTTCAGATTCTTTTAGTTTTAACATCTCTGGCCTGCAGAATCAGTACTTTTCTCCACGAATGAAGTCATCTGTTGGTTTCGTGACTCCACCTCACGTGAAGGGAATTGAATCATGCTCCGAATCTCTTGAATCAATATTGAGAAAGGCAGCTAAAACCTTCCCAACTCCTTCAATAATAAGGAAGAGAAGAAATGGAAGTGAATTACCTCCCACTCCTAGAAAGCTTGCAAATGCAGTTACTTCACATGTTTGTAATGAAGAAGTGAGAACAAATGATGTTTCTTCTTCTGAAGCTGTGAGGTTACCTGTCAGTCCAGCTAACCATGGCCATGGGAGTAATATTCTCCACAATAAGGCTTTCAACATGACTCCTCTATACCGAATAAGATCCAAGCAAACAGCTATTAAGTCTTTGAAGAAACAACTTGATTCTGCATTTCACATGGAGGAGAAACTTGCTAGTGAGATGGAAAAATCTACAAAGAGTGTTGTGATAACTGAAGATTGTCTTCATAAACCAAAATTGGCAGAGACGTAG